One Narcine bancroftii isolate sNarBan1 chromosome 3, sNarBan1.hap1, whole genome shotgun sequence DNA window includes the following coding sequences:
- the LOC138759045 gene encoding protein-lysine 6-oxidase-like has product MRRSLIICCCWILTCGRSVDGQVEPNGLWRQMIQWENNGNVYSLLNSGAAYRPPAYRSGAHQQSIFLSSGIESAQRGNTAPARSLVNAVPSGVIREPRRYPHRPGRTAASRQFLGSRVVNFTQGIPLDGGRPRTGYIPVSRRRQGPNAGNSAEMQSDDPRNPYKNHNSVFYNFYSSSPRSSWPGARRRMGFGTRYFQHGLPDLVPDPYYIQASIYIQRVHMYALKCAAEENCLSRSAYSPRVNDLSIRVLLRFPQRVKNQGTADFLPNRPRHSWEWHSCHQHYHSMDQFSHYDLLEATTQRKVAEGHKASFCLEDTTCDPGSRRRYACTAHTQGLGPGCYDTYNADIDCQWIDITDIAPGNYILKVSVNPGFLVPESDVTNNVVRCDLLYTGNYVSARNCRITRF; this is encoded by the exons atGCGAAGAAGCCTCATCATTTGTTGCTGTTGGATTTTGACCTGTGGAAGAAGTGTGGATGGGCAAGTGGAACCGAATGGGTTGTGGAGGCAGATGATTCAGTGGGAGAATAACGGGAATGTGTACAGCTTGTTGAACAGCGGCGCTGCCTACCGCCCGCCTGCCTACCGCAGCGGAGCGCATCAGCAGAGCATCTTTCTGAGCAGCGGTATCGAGAGCGCGCAGAGAGGCAACACGGCTCCCGCCCGCTCTCTGGTCAATGCTGTTCCCTCTGGGGTGATTCGTGAGCCGCGACGGTATCCGCACCGCCCCGGGAGGACGGCAGCATCCCGTCAGTTTCTAGGCTCCAGGGTTGTCAATTTCACGCAGGGAATCCCCCTGGATGGAGGGAGACCTCGCACCGGCTACATCCCCGTCTCCCGCAGGAGGCAGGGACCAAACGCTGGCAACTCGGCTGAAATGCAGTCGGACGATCCTCGGAATCCCTACAAGAACCACAACAGCGTGTTTTACAACTTCTACTCTTCATCCCCTCGGTCTTCCTGGCCTGGGGCCCGGAGGAGAATGGGCTTTGGAACGAGATACTTCCAGCATG GACTTCCTGACTTAGTTCCTGATCCATATTATATTCAAGCTTCCATATATATTCAAAGGGTGCATATGTATGCACTGAAATGTGCAGCGGAAGAAAATTGTCTCTCAAG GTCTGCATATAGTCCCAGAGTGAATGACCTCAGCATCAGGGTACTCCTCAGGTTCCCACAAAGAGTTAAGAACCAAGGAACTGCTGACTTCTTACCCAACAGGCCACGCCATTCCTGGGAATGGCACAGTTGTCACCA ACACTATCACAGTATGGATCAGTTTAGCCATTATGATCTTTTGGAGGCAACTACACAGAGGAAGGTAGCTGAAGGACACAAAGCTAGCTTCTGCCTAGAGGATACTACATGTGATCCCGGCTCCCGAAGGAGATACGCTTGCACAGCACATACTCAG GGATTAGGTCCTGGTTGTTATGACACATACAATGCAGACATTGACTGTCAGTGGATTGACATTACAGACATTGCTCCTGGTAACTACATACTTAAG GTTTCAGTGAATCCAGGTTTCTTGGTACCAGAGTCAGATGTAACGAACAATGTGGTTAGATGTGATCTCCTTTATACTGGGAACTATGTGTCAGCCAGGAATTGTAGAATCACAAG